ATGTCTTATCTGCATAATATTCTTATATGATATACTTATTAGAATGTAACCCTTCAGACTCTGGTGTTGACAGTTGTACTTCCTCCCTCAgttggggctcagtcacctggggcccagagaggggagaggtcaggcttgtctttcaCATGTCCCTGTTGCcatgcagaatatcagaaagagaagaggacaggagggattctcttcatatgtgaatgtgtctttacctattctaaaccatgtgaatgtgtctttacctattctaaaccatgtgaatgtgtctttacctattctaaaccatgtgaatgtgttttTACCTATTcataaaccatgtgaatgtgtctttacctattctaaaccatgtgaatgtgtctttacctattctaaaccatgtgaatgtgtctttacctattctgaaccatgtgaatgtgtctttacctattctaaaccatgtgaatgtgttttTACCTATTcataaaccatgtgaatgtgtctttacctattctaaaccatgtgaatgtgtctttccctattctaaaccatgtgaatgtgtctttacctattctaaaccatgtgaatgtgtctttacctattcataaaccatgtgaatgtgtctttacctattctaaaccatgtgaatgtgtctttacctattctaaaccatgtgaatgtgttttTACCTATTcataaaccatgtgaatgtgtctttacctattctaaaccatgtgaatgtgtctttacctattctaaaccatgtgaatgtgttttTACCTATTcataaaccatgtgaatgtgtctttacctattctaaaccatgtgaatgtgtctttccctattctaaaccatgtgaatgtgtctttacctattctaaaccatgtgaatgtgtctttacctattctaaaccatgtgaagggatggcgtgattaatggggaaccaatTACTTGTCTCTACAATGTCTGTGTGCTTGGGGGAGATAAGGTCTGAGAAAAgatgtgtgtggtagtgtctggaaccattgtatgtcATCTCTGATGTTGCACCTATCCTGGTGTAGTgtatgacctagaggctcactcccTCAGTCAGCTTGTCCAGGCGTGTGGGCAAGAAGGGGTTTtacttgagatgggagtatctggaGTTGACAATCGATCTATGCCATAGAATGAGTTGGTGTTTCTGtgctatgaagtaccaggaacgaGATCGGAGCCACGTCTAaggggccaaactgaacaattagAACAGTGTTCATAGCAAATGCTATCTGGCTGCGGGATACTCCTTTCTCATATATCAAGTCTCACCTTGTGAGCCATTCCACACATCTGTTGATTGTCATGTAGACTGAGGGGTAGATCTTTGCTATAAAATATTTTTGTAGCCTTTGTGTCGGGTCTCTCAACGAATCATCCAAGGGTGGTTCGGCGACCAGCCATCGCTATTGCAGAGCTCTCACTAATAAAGATTCAGTTCAAGTATAACTATCACTTGTGTGATAAgcttgtctctcctcatttgataatacataaattaaccaccacacacacaaatgtaaacaCACATGGGGTGGTGGGCTACGGACCACTGCTAACCAAATACACCTCACCTTACCCTCCCCATGTTTGGCTAATAGAAGGTTGTGTTCAtaaggcaccaaacggaagaaaacagaTTACAACAAGGAGTGAGGGACTATCTGATCTTATCCAATAACAAACCCACATTTTTGTTTTCCGTTGAAAAGTTGCTACATTTTTTCTgctgtgtgccctaatgaacatgacccaggtttGCATGtttgccagacagagagagagagagagagagagagagagagagagaaaagagagtaaGAAGAATCCATCACACACACTGAGACGGAGGAGAGCAGCGAGGGATTCAGCAAAGGACAAGATAGCCCTGTCAATACAGGTATGTTAATCTTATGTTTGGATATGCTGTGTTATTGCTCAAAACCTTGGCTAATACTATAataaataattatgataatatATCAGTAAAGAAAATGGGTTATTGTCACATTATTGAAAGGTTATTTTTGTGGTGGTATGTGTGGTAATGTCTAATGCTTTAAAGGACAAGAATAGTACATCCACATCCTATACATGGCACGTGTTGGATGTCCAGAAATAGATCATATTAAAAGATAATTAAAAGGGGGAAATGTTTAACGTTATTAATTCATATTGACTGATGAATATGTTGCTACATCCCAGATCCATGGAGTGGAGTAGGAGAGCTATCCCTGTCTCTGGTGAGAACTAAATCCCTACAAGGGTTCGGGTCAATTCTATTTCAGTTCCTGTCAAATCAGAACATAAACCACATTCCAATTAACCTCTGAGAGATTCTTATGACATTGCCAGGAATAAGAATGAGTTGCATTTCCAAAAAGACAAGTCCTGTAGCTTTCAAATGAACCAATCAGAATTGAAAAGACCATTCAAATTTCAGtgcacttcctgaattgactgaaatgGAAATTGAGTTGACCCCAACCCTTCCATCTAAAAGTCAGAGATCTTTAATGATCAGCATTACCCTATAGCATGTTACACAATTTGTCATATAATGTTAAAGTGTATTCACAATATTATTCTCTATGACAAATTCATAATATTATTCATTCATAATATTGTTGTTTTACAGGGATCTTCCTACTCTTTTGGAGGGTCACCATGCAGATAGGTAAATGCATTTTTAATAAAGCAGACAGACGGACAAacagacaaaaacaaacaaaccaaatcaACTAATCAATGAATTAACTATCAGTATTGGCCACTGTGACAGAACCTAGGCCTAATAATACACTTTGTTCAGTTAATGTCCCAATTAACGGTTACTAATTACATTTGATAATGTTGGTGCAGGCAGGTGTGTGTGCAGGGGGTATTTCTATATATTTgaggtgtattcactaggaaccaaacggaacAAAATGGCcgacacagggagggactaatctGAACTAACCTGTAAAATGTTgtcagttgaaaaatatatggttATGATATGCACTAATGAATAAACCTGTGTATTATATCTGTCACTGTCACTCAAACAGACAATGTGGCATTGAGAGGAGTGGCTGCTCAGTCTTCCCTTTTTCATTGGGAAAATAGTCCAAGTAAAGTCATCGATGGAAACCGCAACACTAACTATAACTATGGTGGATCCTGCAGCAGCACTGCATTTAACACCAACCCTTGGTGGAGAGTGGACCTGCTGGATGTGTACAGAGTGACAGCTGTCAGCATCACCAACAGAGGAGACTGCTGTCCTGAGAGACTTGATGGTGCTGAGATCCATATTGGTAACTCACTGGAGAACAACGGCATCAACAACCCCAGgtgacacatactgtagacatttGTACATATGTATTTATTCTCTTGTAGGTGTTCAGATATGGTCTTCATTCTTCTGGGGCTGTTCTGTGTCTGTATTACAACGGCATCAACAACTCCAGGTGACAAATGGACATCAGTACATTTTTATGTCCAGTCTTGAAGGAGATTGGATACATTGATCTTGATCCATGCTTCTGTAGCTATTCAGCGGTTATATATTTAACAGAATGACTGTATGGTACATTGTAGAGAGTCCtcattccccctctttctctccctctcccctcctctccccctctccctttcagaTGTGTTGTCATCCACCACATCCCAGCAGGAGAGACCTACACCTTCCAGTGTAATGAGATGGAGGGTCACTATGTTGTTGTGGTCATCCCTGGACAGAACAAGATTCTCACTCTGTGTGAGGTGGAAATATTTGCCACAGTCAAACCTCCAGGTACTTCTTTACCAGTACATGTATTTATTCCGTCAGTGATGGTATGCCGAATAATAACTTTCATGACCAGAATTTATTTCCTGTCGAACACATTTAGTGGAGATGATAATTGTTTTCCAATGCACGTTTTTTTGTATTGAATGTTTGTTTTTTGTGGGAGACAATGCAAATTAGTAGAAATCTGTGTAAAATAAACCGTAAAACTCATAATCTGGCAGTgtgacatttttttttcttcaacaatGTGCGTTATATAAATAACTCTGTTTATGCATCGCTCAGCTTACTAAACTCTAGTAAAACAATCACCTTTTGAGTTTTGTGGTATTTACGGTATTTTGCACAGATTTGAACTATTTTGCACCATGAAAAATAGCGCCAAATATATTTCAGCCCCAAAGTCAAAGAGAACGGTGGTGAGGATGAAGATCCAATCAGATGCTGATCTGACGGACCAGGCAGTCGGTGACCAGCTCCTACAGcaggtgagagagatggagagggaagggggagggagagagaaagggaggaataGAATGTATCCGTGTATTTGAACATTTGTCTAACCGCTTGATCTTTAATCTAGCTGAATGTAGAGCTCGTGAAGCAGGGGGTGTCTGACTTTCAACTGCGCTGGAGGACTCAGCCAGATGGACAGATTTTCCACCgtgaggaagaagagaaggagggtggACCCACACAGACAGGTAACAACAAGGAGCATATTACAGACTGTTGTCCTTATTGCAACAGACAGGCATTGAAGACATTGTCGTTTTATCAGAGTTGGGATCTATTCCATTTCAGAAAATAAATTGATATTTTAATTCCAATTCCAATTTTCCTCATTGTGTTTCAATTATGAAAATGTGGAAgtggaatttcagtttacttcctgaattgactgaattgaaatgtaaTCAACCCAAACTCTGGGTCTTATTATCTTATTGCCAAGTTGTTATTGTAAGAAGAGAACGTGTTAGCGAGTCATAACTAAATTAGTACATGAAAGAGTTTCTGTATGTCATTTCTCTTCCAGGTGTCTGTGGACCTGAAGGGGGCTAGCCTGGTGAGAGACTCTAAGGAGACACAATAGTTTTAGGATTGGACTGCCTTGACGACATAATCTATCTACCATAAAACTTAAATTAAATCCAAAATTTCAAATAGCTGCCTGTCCCTTCTAATAGCCAATCCAGCAAATAAACGCCTGTTTCAAAGAAACACGGGGTCTAAATGAATTGTTTACAAGGTTACCATGAATTACTGAAAGATATGAAATGGCAAGAACAAAAGCATCAACAACTTTGGGAGTACAGACCCCCAGAAATTGGCACCCCCAGTAAGAACGGACAAAAACACAGTAAAAGATGTGAATAATGTTTCTGTCAAGGATTGTTTTTTTATAGAGGCAAGCTGAGACAAAAGAAATGTGACACAGTGTGTAAACGATAACACATTAGTGTAGGAAATTGATTAAAAGGCTGGAATTTAACAACTAACTATGCAAATGTGTAAACCTGtgtgcattaaggaaatagattCCTGGCTCAAATAGAAGCATTTATCTAATATGCGGctgttgtgttcagtgatttAAGCAAATAAATGCCGGGGCGATAAATTGAAGTTGTCCTGTATTTAAATTAATGTATAAACAACATTATTCCTTTCAACATGTATAAGTTAATATGCAGTTTGGTTCATTTTTATTTCAAATAATGAACATGGTTTAGTCAAGTTTATTATTGCAAGCCTGCATTCTATTGACTTACCAATGAGTTAGCCAGCCAGCTTTGATAAACAACCAAAATAAAGACTGATTTTCAGGTACATTATGCTTTTGGTTGAGACCTTTGCCTATTTCAAGCTTATCTTTCTACAATATATAGTTATTTTAGAATATTTAGGCATGTTTGTGGCTAACGCATTGATTCTGCTTGGCAGTATACCCAATCTAGTCTTTTCTAAATAGAAGCTTAGCTTTAGGTGTTTTAATTTAATTGTGCAGAAACCATACAAATGTGTGACAGAAATGCTCTACACATTTATGTACTCCCCTGTTAAAACATTGAGACAGAGTTGGGAAATAATATAAGTTAATGTATGAAAATGTTATAGAACATAAATAAATGCAATAACCTGAGAAATATCACAGTCTATTGTCTGCTCTTGGAATGTACCTGccgttgcctgggcgcccatctgcggcctgctagccattagctgtcttatcggctgctatctgaatagataatcggacaatttatttatttatttttattgttattgttatttttttcttcttctgggcctctagctatatctattgttttatttttgttgttgttgtgtgatttgcattggtcccctctaccacacggaaccccactaatctactgacggagcgcaagaggtggctaataacagacgtccatcctatgctagcttgctatcgatggcctggctggctgtctggatcgccgtgacccccaaccaacctctccactctggacccttttgatcactcgactaagcatgcctctccttaatgtcaatatgccttgtccattgctgttctggttagtgtttattggcttatttcactgtagagcctctaatCCTGCTCACAATACCATATCCAaactattagttccaccacccacacatgcaatgacatctcctggtttcaatgatgtttctagagacaatatctctctcttcatcactcaatatctaggtttacctccactgtattcacatcctaccatacctttgtctgtacattataccttgatgctattttatcgcccccagaaaccttcttttact
Above is a genomic segment from Oncorhynchus masou masou isolate Uvic2021 chromosome 23, UVic_Omas_1.1, whole genome shotgun sequence containing:
- the LOC135510385 gene encoding fucolectin-like, producing the protein MEWSRRAIPVSGIFLLFWRVTMQIDNVALRGVAAQSSLFHWENSPSKVIDGNRNTNYNYGGSCSSTAFNTNPWWRVDLLDVYRVTAVSITNRGDCCPERLDGAEIHIGNSLENNGINNPRCVVIHHIPAGETYTFQCNEMEGHYVVVVIPGQNKILTLCEVEIFATVKPPAPKSKRTVVRMKIQSDADLTDQAVGDQLLQQLNVELVKQGVSDFQLRWRTQPDGQIFHREEEEKEGGPTQTGVCGPEGG